CGGTGAACGTAATAGCGACTGCCATTCCAGACGTAAAAATTTTCGAACCGAAAGTCTTCGGTGATGCGCGTGGCTTCTTCTTCGAAAGCTTCAACCATCGCGTGTTCGAAGAAGCGGTGGGGCATTCCGTCGAGTTTGTGCAGGACAATCATTCGAAATCAGCGAAGAACGTTGTACGAGGCCTGCACTATCAAATCAATCACGCGCAGGGGAAGTTGGTTCGAGTAGTGGCAGGGGAAGTGTTCGATGTCGCAGTCGATATTCGTCGCGATTCGCCGACGTTCGGTCGATGGGTCGGTGTCGTGCTGTCTGCCGAGAACAAGCGGCAGCTGTGGATTCCGGAAGGTTTTGCGCACGGTTTTGTTGTCGTTTCCGATACAGCAGAGTTTTTGTACAAGACCACCGATTACTGGTATCCGGAAGCCGAACGAGCGATCCGTTGGGACGATCCGACGCTCGCGATCGAATGGCGCATCTCCGGCGAGGCGCTAGTGTCCGGCAAGGATGGCGCGGCACCCGCTTTCAAGGATGCTGAGTATTTTTGAATCGCATCCCGCGCCAGTCTATGTTTGACATCAATGCCCTGCGCCTAACGTGGGGAATGCCGTTCTTGGCTGATCTGCCGGATACCGAAACGCATGTGTCCGCAGATCGGCCGAGATTCAGGGCTTATTTGGTCAATGTCCAATTGCTGCCGGGTTGGTACATGATCGAACTTCGTGTGAATGGTCAGGCGGCAATGGTACGTGCCCGCTTGAGGCTGCATGCCAGGTCTTCGTTCACAACGCTTGCGATGGAGCTCAGCTCGCAGCAATTGAGCAAGCGACTCATAAGACTCCCGGAGCGCGGAAGGATCGAAATTGAGATTGATCTTGACGATCGGTCTGTCGATCGAGTTGAGATGTTCCGCCTAATCAGGGTCACGAAGCGGTTTGCACGTTCGCGAATCATGGCCAAGCTCGAATCATTGCATCCGAAGTACAAGCCATGTGGAGAAGATTACGACTTGGCTGATATTTTCCACAGTTGCGCTGACATGGAACAAGCATGGCGCGATTACTGCTGTCTGTTTGATGAATCGGAACTAGTTGGATACCCAGACTGGGTTCGACACTTCGATACGCCGAGCTCTGACACGTATCGTGTCATGAAGGACAATCTGCGTCACTTCGCGACTTGTCCAGTCTTCGCGATTGGCATGGAAGTGTCCGACGTACCATCGCCGCATTTGGAGGCGGCAATTCGCTCGGTCTCAGCTCAGATTTACCCGCACTGGAAACTTCTGGTTGTTGATCGACGCTCTAGCTCCGACAGCTCTGAACTGATTCCGCGCGACCTTCGTGCTGATTCTCGTATCCGCGTAATTTCCGGTCAGTCTTCGACGGAGACACATTCAACGCTTGATCGAAAACTCGCCGAAAGTGGCAGTTGGGTCGTGTTCCTGGGACAGCGCGACGTACTTCCGCAGCACGGCCTGTATGTCGTAGCTGACTCGATTAACCGACGCCCCGATGTCGACTTGATCTATTCGGATGAAGATTGCATTGACGTCGACGGAATTCGACATAGCCCCCGTTTCAAAAGCGACTGGAACGAGGATCTAATGCTCTCCTTGGATCTGTTTACCGGTCTAGGTGCTTACCGTGCGGAAGTTTTTGCGTCGTCTGGCGGTCGGAATCAGCACCACGGGGCAGCGTCGAATTATGACATGACACTTCGCTGTCTCTCGCATACGAGCCGGGACAGGATCCTGCACATTCCGCGTGTGCTTTATCACACCCGGGCGCAATCGGATTCAATTCAAGATCCGGTTGTCAGGCGCAATGCGCGCGATGCAAGCCGGATGGCAGTCGTACGTCACCTGTCGCGTGCCGGCGTTCAGGCAACGGTTTCGTCGACAGATTACGGCAGACGCATACAGTATCTGTTGCCGGAGAAGGTGCCACTCGTCACGCTCGTCATTCCTACTCGCAACGGGCTCGAGTTACTTAGTCGCTGTGTCGATTCGATTATCGAAAAAACTCGCTATCGCGCCTTCGAAATCATCATTGTCGACAATGGCTCCGACGACCCGGAAACGCTCGACTATATGGAGAGACTTTCGATCGACCACGGTGTAAGTATCCTCAGGGACGATCGGCCGTTCAATTACTCCGCTCTCAACAATCGCGCGATAGATATTGCGCGGGGAGAGTTCGTCGCTCTGGTCAATAATGACGTGGAGGTCATCGACGGCGACTGGCTCGACGAAGTGATGGGACACGCGCTGCGTCCGGAGGTAGGCGTAGTCGGCGTCAAGCTTCTCTATTCGAACGGAACCGTTCAGCATGCGGGGGTCATAGTCGGGCTCAGCGGCTGTGCTGATCACCTGCATCGCGGGTTGGGGCGAGATGAGCCGGGATATCAAGCGCGCGCGGTAACGACGCAGTCACTGTCCGCGGTAACCGGTGCATGCCTCGTCGTCCGGCGATCGCTGTATCTGCAACTGGGTGGATTGAACGAACACGATCTCGCAGTTGCATTCAACGACGTCGATTTTTGCCTCCGCGTTCGACAAGCGGGCTATAAGGTGCTCTGGACGCCGCATGCCGTGCTGTATCACCACGAGTCCGCAACACGAGGCAGGGACGACACCGTGGAGAAGATCGCTCGGGCTAATCGAGAGATCGATTACATGCGCCAACACTGGCCGGAGCTGATCGCGAATGACCCCGCCTATAACCCGAACCTGTCCCTCGACCAATTCGACTGTCAGTTGGCGTGGCCGCCGCGGGTGGCGTCGCTCAGGCGCCTCGCGCTCGATGCGCCTGGAGCGACCGCGACTTGAGTATAGATTCAGGGCAAGAGACTTGTTTATGCTTGCCCGGAGCGGATCCAAATGTTCTTTGACCACTCGCCCAAGTCGGGCGTGGGGAACAATTGCATGACAGTGTGTGTACTCTAGCGAGCGGTGGCCCCGGGTGCACCGTGGTCTCGCCTGTTGGGCGGCGGCTCCTACGTCTCTGCCGGCTCCTGCTTGCGCGGGGCGCCATGCACCGCACTAAAAATCCTCTGCGGGCGAAGCGTGCTTCTTGTGCGGGCTTGTTATGCGGTCGACCCAGATTCATCTACTTTTGGTCAACATGAAAGAGTTCTTCCCGTCGATAGTTCGTCGAACCGTTCGATTCAAGGTCAATCCGGTCAGGGATCTGGCTTTGTCAGGGGCGACGTCCTTCGACTGGGCGTCTACGGGAGATCATCCTCTCTTTGACCTCGAGCCGGAGGAGACGGGCGAAACTGTTCCATCAGGCTGGGTCTATGTCGAGGCCAGGATGATGCGCCGGGGAGCGCATCTGGTGGCTCGACTCTACATTGATACCGGCACGGGTTTTTCGGATGCGGAATCCATTGTCATTCCGGCAACTCGCGCGGGAAACATTAAACAAATCATCAAGATTCCACGCGACACCCGTCGTTTGCGTCTGGCTCCCATGCGGAGCGAGGGCATTGTTCGGTTGGATTTTTTGCGAATAACAGAAATATCTGGCGTGGAACGGATTTTCAGAATGATGGAGTGGGTGGCTGGCGATATAATAAAATTCAAAAATACCGGCCGGGCAAGAAAATATAATATTACATGGGGGCGTTTATTGACTGATTTGAAGGGTGCGTATGAGGATTGCGCCAAATTGCGATTCCATTCGGTGCCTTTGGATTACGACTCGTACGTAAGAAAATTCGATACTCTCCGTCAATCCGAAATTGATTCGATTCGACGGCATATGAGATCGTTTGCAAGGCGGCCACTGATTTCCATTCTGATTCCGGTGTGTGGAGAGTCCATTGGTCACCTGAAATCAGCCATTCAATCTGTTTTCGAGCAGATTTATGCGGAATGGGAATTGTGTATCGCTGTTGATGAGGATGTTGATTCGGAAACTGCTTCATATCTGAAGTCTCTTTCCGAGGGTGATGGTCGCGTAAAGGTTGTTTTTCTGAGTGCGGGTGGGTCCGTGTCAACCTCATCGAATGGCGCCTTGGCGGCAGCAGCAGGGGAATATGTTGCAATTCTGGATCA
This region of Burkholderia contaminans genomic DNA includes:
- the rfbC gene encoding dTDP-4-dehydrorhamnose 3,5-epimerase encodes the protein MNVIATAIPDVKIFEPKVFGDARGFFFESFNHRVFEEAVGHSVEFVQDNHSKSAKNVVRGLHYQINHAQGKLVRVVAGEVFDVAVDIRRDSPTFGRWVGVVLSAENKRQLWIPEGFAHGFVVVSDTAEFLYKTTDYWYPEAERAIRWDDPTLAIEWRISGEALVSGKDGAAPAFKDAEYF
- a CDS encoding glycosyltransferase family 2 protein; protein product: MFDINALRLTWGMPFLADLPDTETHVSADRPRFRAYLVNVQLLPGWYMIELRVNGQAAMVRARLRLHARSSFTTLAMELSSQQLSKRLIRLPERGRIEIEIDLDDRSVDRVEMFRLIRVTKRFARSRIMAKLESLHPKYKPCGEDYDLADIFHSCADMEQAWRDYCCLFDESELVGYPDWVRHFDTPSSDTYRVMKDNLRHFATCPVFAIGMEVSDVPSPHLEAAIRSVSAQIYPHWKLLVVDRRSSSDSSELIPRDLRADSRIRVISGQSSTETHSTLDRKLAESGSWVVFLGQRDVLPQHGLYVVADSINRRPDVDLIYSDEDCIDVDGIRHSPRFKSDWNEDLMLSLDLFTGLGAYRAEVFASSGGRNQHHGAASNYDMTLRCLSHTSRDRILHIPRVLYHTRAQSDSIQDPVVRRNARDASRMAVVRHLSRAGVQATVSSTDYGRRIQYLLPEKVPLVTLVIPTRNGLELLSRCVDSIIEKTRYRAFEIIIVDNGSDDPETLDYMERLSIDHGVSILRDDRPFNYSALNNRAIDIARGEFVALVNNDVEVIDGDWLDEVMGHALRPEVGVVGVKLLYSNGTVQHAGVIVGLSGCADHLHRGLGRDEPGYQARAVTTQSLSAVTGACLVVRRSLYLQLGGLNEHDLAVAFNDVDFCLRVRQAGYKVLWTPHAVLYHHESATRGRDDTVEKIARANREIDYMRQHWPELIANDPAYNPNLSLDQFDCQLAWPPRVASLRRLALDAPGATAT